ACAGTTCTGTTGTTTGGTTTTTCAGATTTGAGATCATCACTTGATCCCAAGTTTATAGAGGCCTTTGGTAAGaggcaataattttttttaattattgttattatcattatttatcaTTCCTGTTAACATCTAACTCGCCTCTGTAACTGCAGAATTGAGTGAAGAGGAGGCGGAAGATGTTATTTTCAAAGAGGTCAGTAAACCTATTACTTCATCCATTTCATTTCTTGATTTCTTCTTCTTATGATGCTGGCAATGCTGTGAACCTTCGATTCAATACAAAGCCATTTCATATGGTTATGGTGCTTTCTCCTTCAAAAGATTAtggtatcttttttttttaatctcttcTCCTAGGCCTGGATTGCCAAATTCATATTGGTCCACTTTGACGTCATGAGTTTCACATTATTTATAGCATGAGATTTGGTTGCAAAATGCAAGGTTTTTTTTGGCAAGTGTCACATCTGCATAATCTGGGATTGTGGATTTGTTTGGCAGTTGATGCTATAATTATGTTGATTAATGAGTAGCTAAATTCTTATATGTGCAGGCATGGCTAACATACTTCTGGAGAAGAGCTAAAGTGCATGGCGTGGAAGAGGATATTGCAGAAGAGCGGCTTCAGTTCTGGATCAGCCGCAGTGGGCAGTCACCAACATCTCATGATGCTGTGGATGGTAAATCTTGCCATTTCATGCTTCTGATTATCTACTTGTAGTAAAGCATATCTCAAGTAAACAAGCATAGAACTGCATAGGATTCTCTCTATATACTATGTAGTTCAGATCATGTATGGCACATGCACTCTTTCATGTATTGTCTTGTAAAGTGGAAGAGTTAGGATGATAGAACCTACTTAATACAGCTTTTCTATGGTGGCATATTGACCAGAATACCACAATGATTTATCTGTCTTGCAGGGAGAATTGAACTATTAGTTACTAGGTTCAATTTATTTGTCTCTCTATGTTTTTCACTTCTGAAGGTTGTGCTTACTATTTTGTTGAAGAAAGGTGAGGACCTTGAGAAAATGAGAAGCTTAAAGCTTACCTTTGAAATAAACTGGTCTCGTCTATGTCATCACCTCTCACCTCATATACTTGACAACATCATCCTCTTTGGTTGTTATTCAGACCCGGGGGggaggacaaaaaaaaaaactccagtATATTGGTGATACTGTATTAAATGTCTTATGAGCCTATAGGTCTAGCCTAAAGTGCATATTGGAGGGCATCACGAGGCCATTTGTGTCTAAGTACAGAGTTCGTATCAAAAAATGGAATGGGAACAGAAATAGGAACTGCTCAACCTAGTAGTCCTTGTCTCTAGAGATGCAGTTGCAACGTTTTGATATTTCATTTTGGTGAATTGCAGTTGAGCGAGGTTTGTTGGAGCTGAGAAGGTTGAGCATAGAGCAGCAACTTTGGGAAGCATCTCGGAAAGAAATTGACCAGCCGCCTTCAAACTTTGTTGCCAATCACAAGCCTACTGCAGATTCCGAGACTTATTGATGATTGTCAATTTGTCACATCAATGAGTTACGTATATTCTTTTTTCCATGTAGGCTGCTTGTGTCTATTCTACGTCTGTaaattttttcttcttatttattTCTTTCTACATTCAATTTTGTAGCAAGCGCTATAATTCTTTAAGCTATGAATTTGTCATGTCGTGTTGGGTCCATATTCTACTTCTCCAAATGAGCATTAAGGCCCTACAACCTCCATAGGTGGCCAGCCTGCCGCTGCGAGGATTATTCGATTATTGATTTGTTTGCTTCACGAATGTTTAGCCCAAAGTGGGCAAAGAAGAACTTCATGCAGTCCTCTGACTTGGGAGTTGTCAATGGAGGGGAAGGAGAAGGCGGGGAATAGAGACTTGGAGAGAAGGAGAGCTGTGGCTATGGGTTGGATAAAAGAATAAACGGAAAATAAATAGAGAAccaattttaagaaaaataaaaatcacagGTTGAGAAGGGAGTTTTAGAGAAAAAGAGATTCAACGATTTCAACTTTCTCTGGTAAGCCTGAGATATGACAAGATGGGAATATCTAGGCAAAGCTTGATTTACGGTGAAGTTAATGAATTGAGAGTCAATAGGgttaaagttttttaaaaaagtgaACATATCGTTTCAAAAATATTGTCCCAAAcaaagtaattattttaaaaaatcataagaaaaagaaaaaagaagactcCAATCCTCCATCATGCCTCATTGAAGCATTTGAGTTTAAATCTCACAAAATCGATATACACACGGAAAATAAGAGATAAGAAGAGAGAACATTTCTCTCTGTAGACAACCAGAGAGAGAAGATAGGTATTTCAAATGTTTTCTCCTTGGTGCTCCTAAGAGCATTTCCTTACAACGGAGACGTGCAGCGGTAGAGGTTGCTATTTTTTCACTGTGCTAGCTCTAGGGTTTGCTTTTGTACTTGGCTTATTGGCTGTGTTGAGGACAGAATAGAATTTTTGTTGGGCTTTTTGTTTCCTTAATTATCTCAGTGTTACTTGAACTTGTTATTTGAGTTGCCTTTTAAGGCTGTGTTGTATCTAGGGATGGCAGGCGGGCGGGTTTTTgcgggtacccgatccgcccaaaccctattaggacggatttgggtatttataaaacggatttgggcggattcggatttgaaaaattttacccgtctcggattcgggtagggttcggagttaggtgatcggatacccgttacccgaacccgattagctATACTTCAAAACTAACCCTAAATTCCCTTATCCCTAattcattttctcattttaCTCGAGCTTTTGCCTCTCTCCCCCCTTCCCTTCCCATAATTTCCAATCGAcacctctcccccacttcactgccggcagcccagtcggcaccggcgacatctcctttctctctctagagacgataaatcttctatctccccagtcagcgatatctccttctctctctccagtcggcaatatctcccacttcccagtcaacgcctctctcccccacttccgGTCAGCGATATCTCATTCTCTCTCTCATCTACTCGTtcctctctcccccacttcactgacgactggAGACAACCCGTGCCTCTCCCCAATTGGCGTCAGCAACATCTTCTTTTACTGAAATCTCTTCGGGTATGTTAACTTCATTTTTTTATACTGCATAAACACATCAAAGATAcatagaaataattttttagaatttatagactattaatctaattatttagatattgttaaaaaatctaACTATTTGTTATTTGGATTATAATatgtgaatttttaattttttatcattgaattgaattataaaaataggGAGCTTGTTATTTGGGTTAtaatatgtaaatttttaattttttatcattgaattgaattataaaaatcgGGTTCGGTCGGATTCGGGTAGTGTGCGGGTATTGCTAAACGGATTTGGAACGGGTACGGGTAGTAAAATTAAAGCACTAAACGGATTTGGGACGGATTtggaaattttatatataatcgggttcggatttgggtactctcaatttcgcgggtaccctacccgttgccATCCCTAGTTGTATCCACATTTCCTACCATTAATAAATCTTTATCTTCTCGTTAAAAGAAAGTCAGGCAGGAACTAGGCAATGATATTGTTGGTTTTTGAGGATTCATGTCTttgtttcaataatttttttttgcgaAGTTCAATACGTCAAGTGATGAAGTTGTGTGAACCGTTCCTCAAAATGAATGATTAATCTcaatatgaaatataatttttatttgatatggGGGAATTACGATAGGATACGTTGAAGATAACTTGGAAACCAGTACAGTAAATCCTCACATCACATGCTCCTATTTTATGCTTCAATGTTTTTGTATAATCAAAATGTTTTACGTACTAATTATACaaatctaaataatttaaagatataaaaaaataaaaatatttaatctttGTACACACAAAATAAAAATCAGAACTGCTATAGAATTGCAATGAAGTGAGAAATGTTAATTCAATGGCCAAAAATTTTCATGCACGATTGAGTCATTTTCCGATATGATATAAATCTATACTAATCTACTTCCCTTTAACAAAAAATTTTCAACTTGGTTCCAATAGTTGCATTTTCTTATCTCTCCTCTTCCCAACCTCTTCTCTTTGACCATCCAATATGCAGAAAATTGGTTAAGAAAGTAATCTGAATCATCTAGAGTAAactttgtttatatatatatatatatatatatatatagggagagagagagagagagagagagagagagtgatgtTCATCATGGATGATGGCCACAAAATCTTTATTTTGGATCCAGTATATGATGTGGCTAGCAAATGTACAGCATGTGAAATATCATCCACGCCAGTCAGTCAAGGCAACAATTCTTCCattaattgtttttattttttatttttaaaaaagttgaCGAGCTTTTCTCCCACTATGGATACAAATTAACGTAAAAGAGGAGCTAagtgtgaaaaataattaacaaaagGAAAGTAAACCTTGGCTTTCATCGAAAGAACACAAAATCTGGCACGAACTTCCACTCTTAAGCGGCCAACTCTCATCTTCTATAACACATTTTCCAATCCTGATGCTCCTAACCACTTCTCAttctttacaattttttttggttaaaaaaattcaataatctCAAAAAAAAAGCCAAAATAACCAAATAGCTTCCTTATTTATTCTTTGAATATGTGTCCATTTCATTCGTCTCTTCCAAAAGATTTTGAACCAGACATTCCATATTGTAAATCCAagtttttaaacatttaaatttttgcaTAGGTGTTCTACTTACTTCAATTAAATCCAGCTCAATTTCAAGCTCTTTGGAAATGGAAGGTGAAGTTTCCGTGAGCTTGCAATCAACCGATATCTTGTTATATTGAAGATCTCATCATCCATATATGTCAATATTAAAACTTTGCATCTCTTTGAAAATATCCCAAGCCTTACCCTAATAACACATATTTTTAAGTGACAATTAATTAACACATTCCAAGAAATAAAGACAACACATCTCTCAGGCATTTCATCGAAAACCATTCTGAATTAAAGTCCCTGATTTTGCGTGCCCATTAATCAAAACAATTTCACGAAAAGCTTAATAAGGCCTAGTAAGTCAGCTTTTAGAAGTAAATTCTACTTATGTGACTTGTTTCTCacgtattataattttaattaatgcaTGTTAACTTATTCATATTAAATGGCATTCAACACAAaccctatatttttttattgcattAGGTGTGCCACGTTTCTATGGAGTATTGATCAAGCTGAGCTAAAATTGAGGCATAAAGGATGAAATTTAGGAGTTTCAAATGATAAAAGTTGGGAAAAAGTGGCCAACAATTTAATAGCTAATGTTGGAAAAGAAAGAGTAGAATTCCCACAACCAAAAGAGACAGTGATGAGCAATGATATAAATGAATAAAGGTGAAGGGTCTCGTGTTAGTAGATCTGGGTCCATTTCTTGCAACTTGCGTAGCTGCATCACCATGCCGATCATGAATCCGGTGGCTGGACTTTTGTTATTTTCCCTTTGGCTGTTGGCTTCTTCATTAGCTTTTCTTATCTCGAGTAGATAAACCCCACCCTTCCCCCCTACTCCATTCTTTCTCTTAGAATGGTCCAAGCTCCTATAACATATGGCTttgctttttaaaatttattcaccCGACTAATTTAAATTCGGCTTGATAAAGCGACCAATTAAAAACAGGGTATTATAGGGTGGGGTTGTGCAGCTATGATGGGGAACATGTGGTGTGTTTTGTCATGTAGCCCATTgttttattttgtaatataatAGCTTGATGGAGATGAAGGAAGAGACATTGTTATATTATCTGTTAATAACACTACCCATTTCACTAGATGGTCCATAAGAGAACAAATTCGATGTCGTATAAGtacaaaaagaaaatgaaaaagaatgcaAGAAAAGAGCCAGCTCTATGTATTCATGTCCGCTAAACTTTTCGGAGGAGGACCATCTAGCGTGCGGCTTCTGTAAATTAAAATACATCTCATCTCATCATCtttaatcatttttattaatctaaagaattaaaaaactcaaattataaaaaaattcttttaattttcacAATTTAAGTCATTTTCAATAGTTATgtatcaattttaataattttgcccaatttttataaagaaaatgtattaataaatataagtcTAATTTTAGTCAATTAAAAAACTGCAATTAATTTAGTCTAAACtactaaaataaaatgattGGTTTTAATGATGATTCTGGAAAAAggttttgactttttttttaaaaaaagtatataATCAAGTCTTGTTTTTATCTTTCATCAATACTATTCTATttgatttgaaaataaaatggaactcgaaattattaaaattatcatctttaagtataaaagattttttaaaaaaagaaaaaaaaaaagacttgtAAAAGCTATTTTGAAAAATCACCAGTACGCCTAAGCAATGTGAAGATATTCTTCTAGTATTCTGAAAATGAGAAAACAACATTTGATATTGTACCTGCTGATAAAGAAAACAggttaaaatcaataaatccaTTTTTTGGAAAACCAAAAAGGAACCCTAAAAACTGATGAAATCATTCCAATACCCATAAAAAATTCTGCCACATTCTTTCAAAGaagatttcttcttttttttccttcgAGAGCTAAATATATTCTTGGCAATTTTCTCACATTTTCtgaggaaaaggaaagaaatctTGTAAAGCCACTTTCCAAGTGTAAGAACATACACAATCTAAAAGGATTACAAGGTATTTGTGGGCGCCTACTTGTCTGGTCTGTTTAGGActcgttaaaaaaaaaaacaacaaaagaaaaCGAAGTTAGCAGAATGAACTGTAATTTCTgagtgaaatttttatttttgggtCTCTTGTAAAGCAGGCTTAGATTCCAttctctcttttccttttcaaaatgcCAAATATGCTGACTCAGATTTTACAATACTCATTCCATTCCTTGACTCTCTCACTCATCTCTTTCAACACCATCTTCAGGCCTGCAACCAAAAAGCAAGAACTGTAATCATAAGACAATACGAGCCTAGCTATTTATTTACTGCTCCCCAACTCTCACCTCTGTGTTCTCCACTGACCAACATTTCAACCTGCTCCTTCTTCTCCAAGTCATTTTCTTGTATCCACTTTTGATATGTGTTTTCAAGCATGGAGAGCCATAGCAATGGCTTCATTGGTCGTTCAGCTCTGCATTTCTTTTGGGGTTGAATCTTCTTCATCTCATTCTGATAAGATTATCAGGCTTCCTGCACAACCACGTGTGGGCTTTCAACAATTTTCAGGATATGTCACTGTGGATGACAAGAAGCACAGGATGCTTTTCTATTACTTCGTTGAAGCAGAAACAGATCCGGCTTCAAAACCTTTGGTTCTCTGGTTGAATGGAGGTTCGCAGCTTCTCGATATGCTTCACATTTACACCTTGAAACTGACTCAAATGAGAAAAATGTGCAGTCAGAGTTGCATTATTTTAATTGACAATAtggttttcaattaattatagaATCCTTGTTTCAGGGCCTGGCTGTTCTTCTCTGGGAGTGGGAGCTTTTTCTGAAAATGGACCTTTCAGACCAAATGGGAAGGTTTTGGTGAGAAATGAGTATAGCTGGAACAGAGGTATCAAACTCTAATGTGAAGTCTCCTGTTTCTTGCATATGCAGCTGTAAAATGATTAGAAATCAACAAGTTTCAGTTCCTATAAATTGCAGAAGCAAATATGTTATATTTGGAGACACCAGTTGGGGTGGGGTTCTCTTATGCCACTGATAGCTCCTCCTATGTGGCAATGGATGATGAGGCAACAGGTATAAGTATAACCCATCAAATTCAGCACCTTCGTTCCTTTTGTCAAGTGGCACAGTAAACTAAATGATATTAAATCATTTGCAAAGTAAGCTGTAACCAAATTGCCATCCCTTTTTTTCATTTCACTCTTTGACCAAAAAGGCAAAAGTTTTGCACcttgagaaatttttttttttaaaaagtatgaTTAACCCACCTGCATATGCTTAAGAAACTCCAAATAAAACAGTGTTTTGTCTCCCCTACTGTTACTTCatcaacccaaaaaaaaaataataagaagaagagaaaagggaTATTTTTGCTTTATGGGAATTTTAGGTTTAAGAAAGCTGATTTACCTGCGTATATATGCTTTTTATGGAAATTATAATTTCCACACTGAAGTGTCATGTGAACTGATTctgtaaatttaaaattcaaaaactaGTTCAAGGCCATTCTCGAGGTCTTTATAGTTGAGCATATGTGCGTGGAAATGCATATATAAGAACGTTCTAAAGCTATTTtaccttttattttcttaagCCAGGGACAATGCTGCATTCCTGCAACGCTGGTTCAAAAAGTTCCCTCAGTATAGGCACAGGGATTTGTTTATAACAGGGGAGAGTTATGCTGGTACACTGCTCTCTATACTTGAAACTTCCATTTCTGCATCCCATGATTTTAATGTTGCTGTTTCATTTCTTCTTGTCCATCCAGGCCACTATATTCCTCAACTTGCAAAGCTTATGATTGAAATcaacagaaaagaaaagttattCCACTTGAAAGGCATTGCTGTAAGCAACAACCTTCTTCATTTGATTGCTCGGTCCACCGAACTATATTGTTTGAGCTTtgaactaaattttttttttcccatgaATTGCAGTTGGGTAATCCTGTGCTTGAATTTGCTACAGACCTCAATTCAAGAGCTGAGTACTTATGGTCTCATGGGTTGATATCAGACTGGACATACAAAATGTTCACTACTTCTTGTAACTATTCAAGATATGTAAGTGAATACTACAGAGACTCAGTTTCAAGTATTTGTTCGCGAGTTATGAACCTAGTTAACACAGAAACCAGTAGGTTTGTGGACAAATACGATGTCACCCTTGACGTGTGTATTCCGTCAATTCTCTCACAATCAAAGGTGTTAAGACCACAGGTAAGTCCTCACTGCAAAACCAATTGCCTTGCACTTTCTTGTCCAAACTTTTGCTCACACTTCTTTCACAGCAAGTATCTGAGAGGATAGATGTATGCGTGGATGATGAAACCATGAACTATCTGAATCGAAAGGATGTGCGGAAGGCTCTCCATGCCCGGCTTGTTGGAGTTGGCAAATGGGAAGCTTGCAGCAAGTAATTTCTCTTGTGCCTTGCTAAATGTTTCAGGAAATAATTTTACAATGTTGTATGCTGCTTTAATTAGTCATCAAAAGTGAGGTGTCTTTAGtgttagttatttttttttcctcacaGCATTCTGGATTATGATCTGCTAAACCTAGAGATACCCACAATCTCAATTGTTGGATCACTTATCAAGGCTGGAATTCCAGTTTTGGTTTACAGGTACACTCAAAACTTAAATCAGCCCTTGAAAGATTATTGAGATTGTTCTACATTCTAATGACACAAATCATACAGTGGAGATCAAGATTCTGTTATTCCATTGATTGGTAGCCGCACCCTTGTTCATAGACTGGCAAAGGACTTGGGACTGAACACGACTGTACCTTATAGAGCTTGGTTTGCAGGAAAACAGGTACTATAAGATCTCATAAAACATAGCTAATCAAGCATATTTGGGTAGCAGCCATATCAGATATTGACACCATTCTGCCTTTTAGGTTGGTGGATGGACTCAAGTTTATGGCAATATGCTCTCATTTGCCACAATCAGAGGCGCTTCTCATGAGGTTCCATACTCGCAGCCTGAGAGATCACTCGTGTTATTCAAGTCATTTCTGGAAGGCCAACATCTACCTGAAGCTTTCTGATGCTACTGAGTGGAGGCCCAAAGTCATATGATGGTGAGATATTGTATTTAGCAAGTTATATATACGTTGTTATTATAGTCAATAAAGCATTTTTTTGTCTTtgcaaaaaaggaaaaaaaaaaaaaaaagaatcatgTATGAGTGTGATTATGAGGCTTTCTCAATGTAATGGATCTTTGGATCGGAGAAATTTTGTGGGAAATATGAAAATGAATGCTCTCTTTTTACCAACCAGAGTGCGTAGATGATCCATTTTACATCAAATTTATGTCGGTAATCAACACAGAAGATTGGATTAAAGTAAAATGTAAACTCAGATTTGATACTAAACTTGATTTACCGTAAAAGAAGTGGAGCAGATCCTCCGTGACTCAACTTCTCAACCTTGAATCAGCATTTGTTCTTCCCTGTGCCTGCAATCTTGAATTTACGATGAGCTATGTCTTGCCAGCAGAGATATCAAACTGACATAGCTCATTGTAAATTTCAAGATCAAGAGTTTCAAGTTTCCAATTTTATTTACGTTCACAAGTTATGAACCAAGACTGGCAAGACAGCTATGAAGATCCCATGTGAGAACTCCAAAATTATACTATTACATGATGAACCGTCACCGACCAAGGCGACCCCTATTACCCtccaaaagtaaaagaaaaaagaaaaagaataagaaaaaaaataataataacaacaataataaacaaataaataaaggagGATCTTTTAGGTAGGAGACGAAAGCCACCATCAATGAACATGACCAGCAAACTACCAATGGACAATTCTAAAGTGTGATGGTCATGATTACACAAAGCCAAAAGCTCTGCTCTCTTACTTCACCATTTATATTACTTTCTTGCAGAGCCTGCCTGGTTCTCTCTCTCTGTGAAGATAATTGTTTCCCAAGTCCAATGATCAACAGCCAACCCCACCTGAAAAAGCGGGAACTCTgcctttttttctctttcttatttCTGAAGGAAAAAAACTGACCACCAAAATAAAGCAACTGCCTACCCCATTTTCATTCTCTAATTTGACTCTCTCCGGCTATAGCAGCACCAGTATTCTcaaaagcaaaaaataaaatcgaAACAACCCAGGATAAAAAAATGTCAAAAGAGGAAACGGAAAGCTCTGTATCAATCATCAACAGCACCCCACAGTCCCAGGTAAAAAAAACCCTTTTCTCCGGGAATAAATCTCGTTCCACCTACGGATACATGCAATTTACACATACAGTTCCACACCCACACAAGTTTCTCTCCCTCTCATTGTTAATGTAGATGGGATCTCTCATAAGTTTGAGGATCTAGGATTTTTGGGAATTCATATTAACATCACACATTCACATCCAAAGATCGAATTCTGTGGTTTATATGTATACTCGGGAATTGCAGGACAAAGAGGAGGAGAGGGAACTGGACCTGGGATCCGACGAGCCTGACACGCCTTCACCTCTCACCGTTACTTCTCGGGTAAGTTGTGTT
This Manihot esculenta cultivar AM560-2 chromosome 6, M.esculenta_v8, whole genome shotgun sequence DNA region includes the following protein-coding sequences:
- the LOC110617232 gene encoding serine carboxypeptidase-like 45; protein product: MCFQAWRAIAMASLVVQLCISFGVESSSSHSDKIIRLPAQPRVGFQQFSGYVTVDDKKHRMLFYYFVEAETDPASKPLVLWLNGGPGCSSLGVGAFSENGPFRPNGKVLVRNEYSWNREANMLYLETPVGVGFSYATDSSSYVAMDDEATARDNAAFLQRWFKKFPQYRHRDLFITGESYAGHYIPQLAKLMIEINRKEKLFHLKGIALGNPVLEFATDLNSRAEYLWSHGLISDWTYKMFTTSCNYSRYVSEYYRDSVSSICSRVMNLVNTETSRFVDKYDVTLDVCIPSILSQSKVLRPQQVSERIDVCVDDETMNYLNRKDVRKALHARLVGVGKWEACSNILDYDLLNLEIPTISIVGSLIKAGIPVLVYSGDQDSVIPLIGSRTLVHRLAKDLGLNTTVPYRAWFAGKQVGGWTQVYGNMLSFATIRGASHEVPYSQPERSLVLFKSFLEGQHLPEAF